One genomic segment of Streptomyces sp. TLI_146 includes these proteins:
- a CDS encoding endonuclease/exonuclease/phosphatase family protein, which translates to MAQTLCVALLASLVTLLAPTAAQAIEPFGVRATTFNMQGGKSWGDVRILLPDADIVALQEATTAPDGFIDDAKELTDNLDDTAKTPKNYASLKYRLYAKKWGKNGSRQPDGVLLYLKILDRTAWGPDPDSTSSTTPGVDPDEQEDEEDVKKPAKDRNTQKSMAIWLRDVPDDLDDLKTRVKIFPAEDPKNKWIRTRPAFGVEVGGTWYFDIHAASIRSGDKPNPHSVALIDTITQKMTGKRWRALGDFNSLADATRARFPNTFYAAQDQKPGGTPVETQQSHYALDYMIASDQLDNLAVTRTDQKGNSDHYPVRFATGTGGICGKVWKYKYETVYNPAPARRAVRAAVGDACGPPGAVVSMGDSYISGEGGRWAGNAAASANGSAWGTDRAAVNCNGEESVCDHDPSKVYGDTSYDKGGSACDRSDSAEIRGVDFEGIPAERRFNIACSGATTENVTTTGFKGQRPQVDDLRDIAKNNDVRMVVLSVGGNDLHFADILQDCVKAYFYPSLFNQGCRGAKEKEFADSLGPVRAKVVQSVEAIRKVMREAGQDDDSYRIVLQSYPNPLPIGRNFRDPENAPVPPANYSRYLSGGCPVLDADSDWAHTSVVPRISTMLRGAANEAGVSFLDLQDAFAGHELCNRTAQQARAGDKLSAPLAAERAEWVRWVPYVVDGLKDLPWQAQGNQQEAIHPNYYGQRALAACLTKIAAQLGDTPVFSSCVGRPSTAPGDIDGTVDNSTVLSRSNRRAPVAGLPDWSRAGYRGGEELPGPAARTPDSTCHITPSALESQFKVKADDGQDDTAGIQAAIDRIRTACTPGASPGRLSVIELPKGVLNVNKQLSVDASYLVVRGQGADPANGSRIVFRPDLNTRYDTLTEKGERWDQGAMTHKCEFTTGNNVGTGGWIWPGRGLFRVQTREAAEKYAKICGFPSKIPENRRDLFEGSINQHWESGVAVAGSPADAKYAAHEGNRVIQLNAKAKMDVFKPGGDLWVGAANSLKFYQTQQVAGAAADDGRLENLHMRQQVFTITSVDAAQHTVTIDKPLEFDVPVDSTSDGSPALGVGGKPYASKVTPLKMITDVGFEDFSFTQDINGLPKLRGGTYQLTPAQAVHNYGNMAPEYAMHGIVFKWASDSWVRGVRADMTGSHPVVTEVARNIQVERNVFDGAWNKGKGGNGYLRGSRVWDSLYAFNTSRNLRHFTFQWSASGNVAIGNDFDSDLNLHGGWEHRNLFDNNTVHVPYNHSSGECATNCGGEGGAGDDGTWWPIYWAAGSKGVGWSGSTGPQNVFFHNTLTKQLVAGGTYQTYGPYADTSRVFQFGSSAADPRVFQHLRTGSGPIQDWANNERNIYTGGDGVNASRTDLNTSLFLRDYHS; encoded by the coding sequence GTGGCCCAGACGCTCTGCGTGGCGCTGCTCGCCTCGCTCGTCACGCTGCTCGCCCCTACGGCGGCACAGGCGATCGAGCCGTTCGGTGTGCGGGCCACCACGTTCAACATGCAGGGCGGCAAGTCGTGGGGCGACGTCAGGATCCTGCTCCCCGACGCCGACATCGTGGCGCTGCAGGAGGCCACGACGGCGCCCGACGGGTTCATCGACGACGCGAAGGAGCTCACCGACAACCTCGACGACACCGCGAAGACCCCGAAGAACTACGCCAGCCTCAAGTACCGGCTCTATGCCAAGAAGTGGGGCAAGAACGGCTCGCGCCAGCCCGACGGCGTTCTGCTCTATCTGAAGATCCTGGACAGGACCGCCTGGGGCCCCGATCCGGACAGCACGTCCAGCACCACTCCCGGTGTCGACCCCGACGAGCAGGAGGACGAGGAGGACGTCAAGAAGCCGGCCAAGGACCGCAACACCCAGAAGTCCATGGCGATCTGGCTGCGCGACGTGCCGGACGACCTCGACGACCTCAAGACCCGCGTCAAGATCTTCCCCGCCGAGGATCCGAAGAACAAGTGGATCAGGACTCGCCCCGCCTTCGGTGTGGAGGTCGGCGGCACCTGGTACTTCGACATCCACGCCGCGTCGATCCGCTCCGGTGACAAGCCCAATCCGCACTCCGTGGCGCTGATCGACACGATCACCCAGAAGATGACGGGCAAGCGGTGGCGGGCCCTGGGCGACTTCAACAGCCTCGCGGACGCCACCCGCGCCCGATTCCCCAACACCTTCTACGCGGCCCAGGACCAGAAGCCGGGCGGCACGCCCGTCGAGACGCAGCAGTCCCACTACGCGCTCGACTACATGATCGCCAGTGATCAGCTCGACAACCTCGCCGTGACCCGGACCGACCAGAAGGGCAACTCCGACCACTACCCCGTCCGGTTCGCGACCGGGACGGGCGGCATCTGCGGCAAGGTGTGGAAGTACAAATACGAGACCGTCTACAACCCCGCGCCGGCCCGCCGTGCCGTGCGCGCCGCCGTCGGGGACGCGTGCGGCCCTCCGGGTGCGGTCGTCTCCATGGGCGACAGCTACATCTCCGGCGAGGGCGGCCGCTGGGCCGGCAACGCCGCTGCCTCCGCGAACGGCTCCGCCTGGGGCACCGACCGCGCCGCGGTGAACTGCAACGGCGAGGAGAGCGTCTGCGACCACGACCCGTCCAAGGTCTACGGTGACACCTCGTACGACAAGGGCGGCAGCGCCTGCGACCGCTCCGACTCCGCCGAGATCCGGGGCGTGGACTTCGAAGGCATCCCGGCGGAGAGACGGTTCAACATCGCCTGCTCCGGGGCCACCACGGAGAACGTCACCACGACGGGGTTCAAGGGCCAGCGCCCCCAGGTCGACGACCTGCGGGACATCGCGAAGAACAACGACGTCCGGATGGTCGTGCTCTCGGTCGGCGGCAACGACCTGCACTTCGCCGACATCCTCCAGGACTGCGTGAAGGCCTACTTCTACCCGTCCCTGTTCAACCAGGGCTGCCGCGGCGCCAAGGAGAAAGAGTTCGCCGATAGCCTCGGCCCGGTGCGCGCCAAGGTCGTGCAGTCCGTCGAGGCGATCCGCAAGGTGATGCGCGAGGCGGGCCAGGACGACGACTCGTACCGGATCGTGCTGCAGTCCTATCCCAACCCGCTGCCCATCGGCCGCAACTTCCGCGACCCCGAGAACGCGCCCGTCCCGCCGGCCAACTACAGCCGTTACCTGAGCGGCGGCTGCCCCGTCCTGGACGCGGACAGCGACTGGGCGCACACCTCGGTGGTGCCCCGGATCAGCACCATGCTGCGCGGCGCCGCGAACGAGGCCGGGGTGTCCTTCCTGGACCTGCAGGACGCGTTCGCCGGGCACGAGCTGTGCAATCGGACGGCGCAGCAGGCCAGGGCGGGCGACAAGCTGTCCGCGCCGCTCGCGGCCGAGCGCGCCGAGTGGGTGCGCTGGGTGCCGTATGTCGTCGATGGGCTCAAGGACCTGCCGTGGCAGGCCCAGGGCAACCAGCAGGAGGCCATCCACCCCAACTACTACGGCCAGCGCGCCCTGGCCGCCTGCCTGACGAAGATCGCGGCGCAGCTGGGTGACACCCCGGTGTTCTCCTCCTGCGTGGGCAGGCCGTCCACCGCACCCGGGGACATCGACGGGACGGTCGACAACAGCACGGTGCTGAGCCGGAGCAACCGGCGTGCTCCTGTGGCAGGGCTGCCCGACTGGAGCCGGGCCGGATACCGCGGCGGTGAGGAGCTCCCGGGCCCTGCCGCCCGCACCCCCGACTCCACCTGCCACATAACCCCGTCCGCGCTGGAGTCGCAGTTCAAGGTGAAGGCCGACGACGGCCAGGACGACACCGCCGGGATCCAGGCGGCGATCGACCGGATCCGCACCGCCTGCACCCCTGGCGCCTCGCCCGGCCGGCTCTCGGTGATCGAGCTGCCCAAGGGGGTGCTCAACGTCAACAAGCAGCTCTCGGTGGACGCCTCGTACCTGGTCGTCCGGGGCCAGGGGGCGGACCCGGCGAACGGGTCGCGGATCGTCTTCCGCCCGGACCTGAACACCCGCTACGACACCCTCACCGAGAAGGGCGAGCGCTGGGACCAGGGCGCGATGACCCACAAGTGCGAGTTCACCACGGGCAACAACGTGGGCACGGGTGGGTGGATCTGGCCCGGGCGCGGACTGTTCCGGGTGCAGACCCGGGAGGCCGCCGAGAAGTACGCCAAGATCTGCGGCTTCCCGTCCAAGATCCCGGAGAACCGGCGTGATCTCTTCGAGGGCTCGATCAACCAGCACTGGGAGTCGGGTGTCGCCGTCGCCGGATCCCCGGCCGACGCCAAGTACGCCGCGCACGAGGGCAACCGGGTGATCCAGCTGAACGCCAAGGCGAAGATGGACGTCTTCAAGCCGGGCGGCGACCTGTGGGTCGGCGCGGCGAACAGCCTGAAGTTCTACCAGACCCAGCAGGTCGCCGGAGCCGCGGCGGACGACGGGCGGCTGGAGAACCTGCACATGCGCCAGCAGGTGTTCACCATCACCTCCGTGGACGCGGCCCAGCACACCGTCACGATCGACAAGCCCCTGGAGTTCGACGTCCCGGTCGACTCCACCTCCGACGGGTCCCCGGCGCTGGGAGTGGGCGGCAAACCCTACGCCAGCAAGGTCACCCCGCTGAAGATGATCACGGATGTGGGCTTCGAGGACTTCTCCTTCACCCAGGACATCAACGGCCTGCCCAAGCTGCGCGGCGGCACCTACCAGCTCACCCCGGCCCAGGCGGTCCACAACTACGGCAACATGGCGCCCGAGTACGCCATGCACGGCATCGTCTTCAAGTGGGCCTCCGACTCCTGGGTGCGCGGCGTGCGCGCCGACATGACCGGCTCGCACCCGGTCGTCACCGAGGTGGCCCGCAACATCCAGGTCGAACGGAACGTGTTCGACGGCGCCTGGAACAAGGGCAAGGGCGGCAACGGCTATCTGCGCGGCTCCCGTGTCTGGGACTCCCTCTACGCCTTCAACACCAGCCGCAACCTGAGGCACTTCACCTTCCAGTGGTCGGCCAGCGGCAACGTGGCCATCGGCAACGACTTCGACTCCGACCTGAACCTGCACGGCGGCTGGGAGCACCGCAACCTGTTCGACAACAACACCGTGCACGTGCCCTACAACCACTCCTCGGGCGAGTGCGCCACCAACTGCGGTGGCGAGGGAGGAGCGGGTGACGACGGCACCTGGTGGCCCATCTACTGGGCCGCGGGCAGCAAGGGCGTCGGCTGGTCCGGCTCCACGGGTCCGCAGAACGTGTTCTTCCACAACACCCTGACCAAGCAGTTGGTCGCGGGCGGCACCTACCAGACCTACGGGCCGTACGCCGACACCTCCCGGGTGTTCCAGTTCGGCTCCTCGGCCGCCGATCCGCGCGTCTTCCAGCATCTGAGGACGGGCAGCGGCCCGATCCAGGACTGGGCGAACAACGAACGCAACATCTACACCGGCGGCGACGGCGTCAACGCCTCTCGCACCGACCTCAACACCTCACTGTTCCTGCGCGACTACCACTCCTGA
- a CDS encoding response regulator transcription factor, with product MNDRPLRILLADDQPLVRSGLRVIMADHPDLQVVGEAATGAEAVQLVRDTDPDVVVMDIRMPGMDGIEATRLINAGPTATRVLVLTTFDEDDYVYGALRAGASGFVVKDMALDDILAAIRVVAAGDALIAPGVTRRLIAEFAGRPEAPPARSPRLVEGITEREREVLTLVGRGRSNAEIAEDLFITVATAKSHVSRLLTKLGARDRVQLVITAYEMGLVTLPG from the coding sequence ATGAACGACCGTCCCCTACGCATCCTGCTGGCCGACGACCAGCCGCTGGTACGGTCCGGCCTGCGCGTGATCATGGCCGACCACCCCGACCTCCAGGTCGTCGGTGAGGCCGCCACCGGCGCCGAGGCGGTCCAACTGGTCCGGGACACAGACCCCGACGTCGTGGTGATGGACATCCGGATGCCCGGCATGGACGGGATCGAGGCCACCCGCCTCATAAACGCCGGCCCGACCGCGACGCGCGTCCTCGTCCTGACCACCTTCGACGAGGACGACTACGTCTACGGCGCTCTGCGGGCCGGAGCGAGCGGCTTCGTGGTCAAGGACATGGCGCTCGACGACATCCTCGCGGCGATCCGCGTGGTCGCCGCCGGCGACGCGCTGATCGCCCCGGGTGTCACGCGCCGTCTGATCGCGGAGTTCGCCGGGCGCCCCGAGGCTCCCCCGGCACGCTCCCCGCGGCTGGTCGAGGGCATCACCGAGCGGGAGCGGGAAGTCCTGACGCTCGTCGGTCGCGGCCGGTCGAACGCCGAGATCGCGGAGGACCTCTTCATCACGGTGGCCACCGCCAAGTCCCACGTGTCGCGCCTGCTCACCAAATTGGGCGCCCGGGACCGGGTTCAGCTCGTGATCACCGCCTACGAGATGGGGCTCGTCACGCTGCCCGGCTGA
- a CDS encoding sensor histidine kinase, producing MTRTKVMAWVGGVLYILAVGLLIGGGPRASGTVQGIGALLAASLLVGVLRRRPILALAMVLLGSAAVVVGPPSSARVDLSASYQGQFLPYLAVDLVLGFIVATRTRRASTVAVATSLVVQVLLVGGFAHGEGVIVNLVIAVLAMAAACTAGLLSRERREHAVALRAQEVAEAVVAERLRIARELHDMVAHSIGIIAIQAGVGSRVIQTQPEEAREALRTIEATSRETLSGLRRTLVALRQADPGAEASGRAPLSPSPGVADLERLAAATADAGVRVTVCVDGEQRPLPADIDLSAYRIVQEALTNVVRHAGTGHCRVRIEYGDGELTVEIVDDGRGATEDGPAHGFGIVGMRERVALLNGRISAGPRPEGGFRVAARLPLPDFAGVLVETR from the coding sequence ATGACGAGAACGAAGGTCATGGCCTGGGTGGGGGGCGTCCTCTACATCCTCGCGGTGGGTCTGCTCATAGGAGGCGGACCGCGGGCTTCGGGCACGGTCCAGGGCATCGGGGCACTGCTGGCGGCGAGCCTGCTCGTCGGCGTCCTGCGACGCAGGCCCATCCTGGCCCTGGCCATGGTGCTCCTCGGCTCCGCCGCCGTGGTCGTGGGTCCCCCGAGCTCCGCCCGGGTGGACCTGTCGGCCTCGTACCAGGGACAGTTCCTGCCGTATCTGGCGGTGGACCTCGTGCTGGGCTTCATTGTCGCCACCCGTACACGGCGTGCTTCGACCGTCGCGGTGGCCACGTCCCTCGTCGTCCAAGTGCTGCTCGTCGGCGGCTTCGCGCACGGCGAGGGCGTGATCGTCAACCTTGTGATCGCCGTCCTGGCGATGGCCGCGGCCTGCACGGCCGGTCTGCTGAGCCGTGAGCGCCGCGAGCACGCGGTGGCGCTGCGCGCCCAGGAGGTGGCCGAGGCGGTGGTCGCCGAACGGCTGCGGATCGCACGCGAGTTGCACGACATGGTCGCGCACAGCATCGGCATCATCGCCATCCAGGCCGGGGTGGGAAGCCGGGTCATTCAGACACAGCCCGAGGAGGCCCGCGAGGCCCTGCGGACCATCGAAGCCACCAGCAGGGAGACCTTGTCGGGCCTTCGGCGCACGTTGGTCGCACTCCGTCAGGCCGACCCGGGCGCGGAGGCTTCGGGGCGGGCACCGCTCTCACCGTCGCCAGGTGTGGCCGACCTCGAACGACTGGCGGCGGCGACGGCGGACGCCGGCGTACGCGTGACCGTGTGCGTCGACGGGGAGCAGCGCCCGCTGCCGGCCGACATCGACCTGTCGGCCTACCGTATCGTCCAGGAGGCGCTGACCAACGTGGTCCGCCATGCGGGCACCGGGCACTGCCGGGTGCGCATCGAGTACGGGGACGGGGAACTGACCGTGGAGATCGTCGACGACGGGCGCGGCGCCACCGAGGACGGCCCCGCCCATGGCTTCGGCATCGTCGGCATGCGGGAGCGGGTCGCTCTGCTGAACGGCCGCATCAGCGCCGGGCCGCGCCCCGAGGGCGGCTTCCGGGTGGCGGCGCGGCTGCCGTTGCCCGACTTCGCGGGGGTCCTGGTGGAGACCCGATGA
- a CDS encoding ABC transporter ATP-binding protein, protein MIEINELTKRYGGKTAVDQLSFTVRPGQVTGFLGPNGAGKSTTLRMILGLESPTGGTATVSGVPFRSHPRGLRHVGALLDAGQVHGGRTAHAHLSALARSNKISPRRVDEVLQEVGLAEATTRRIGGFSLGMKQRLGVATALLGDPPVLMFDEPVNGMDPEGVLWMRRLFRRLAAEGRTVFLSSHLMSEMENTADQLVVIGRGRLIAAESVGDFAARSTGLGVVVGTRQAAELTAVLSAAGASVEPEGSAGAEKLAVTGLPTDRIAALAFENGILLNELATRTASLEEAFMELTADSVEYQAGQPR, encoded by the coding sequence GTGATCGAAATCAATGAACTCACCAAGCGTTACGGCGGCAAGACCGCCGTCGACCAGCTGTCCTTCACCGTGCGGCCGGGTCAGGTCACCGGCTTCCTCGGTCCCAACGGAGCCGGCAAGTCCACCACCCTGCGGATGATCCTCGGCCTGGAGTCGCCCACCGGCGGCACCGCCACCGTCAGCGGAGTTCCCTTCCGCAGCCATCCCCGTGGTTTGCGACATGTCGGCGCCCTCCTCGACGCGGGCCAGGTCCACGGCGGACGCACCGCCCATGCCCACCTGTCTGCCCTGGCCCGCAGCAACAAGATCTCCCCTCGCCGGGTGGACGAGGTGCTGCAGGAAGTGGGCCTGGCCGAGGCGACGACCCGCCGGATCGGCGGGTTCTCGCTCGGCATGAAGCAGCGGCTGGGGGTCGCCACCGCCCTGCTCGGCGACCCGCCGGTGCTGATGTTCGACGAGCCGGTCAACGGCATGGACCCGGAAGGCGTGCTCTGGATGCGCCGTCTCTTCCGACGCCTCGCGGCCGAGGGCCGCACGGTCTTCCTCTCCAGCCACCTCATGTCGGAGATGGAGAACACCGCCGACCAGCTCGTCGTCATCGGCCGGGGCCGGCTCATCGCCGCCGAGTCGGTAGGGGACTTCGCGGCCCGCAGCACTGGCCTCGGTGTGGTGGTGGGCACGCGGCAGGCAGCCGAGCTGACCGCAGTGCTGAGCGCCGCGGGCGCATCGGTCGAGCCGGAGGGATCGGCGGGCGCCGAGAAGCTCGCCGTGACCGGCCTGCCGACGGACCGGATCGCCGCGCTCGCCTTCGAGAACGGGATCCTGCTGAACGAGCTGGCCACCCGAACTGCCTCACTGGAGGAGGCCTTCATGGAACTCACCGCCGACAGCGTCGAATACCAGGCAGGACAGCCCCGATGA
- a CDS encoding ABC transporter permease produces the protein MTTPATALATTATASLAEPPVRFRDLIAAEWIKMRSLRSTPWTVALITLFVIGSATVATLADKAAGSEPADFLAYDAYPPSGYMTLILVAGSMGTLTVVSEYSSGLIRTTTVAVPDRGAVVLAKAVVTALLWTAVGTVASIGSFLVSQAILDGRGAGVAITHPDVLRPLVASALLAPVCALVGLGLGVLLRHTAGTMLTSVFALLMLPTMFSESNRWSADAKHLMVSAAWTRLVQTWEPNPGSLGYTATLPGS, from the coding sequence ATGACCACACCCGCCACCGCCCTCGCGACCACTGCGACCGCATCCCTCGCCGAGCCGCCCGTCCGCTTCCGTGATCTGATCGCCGCTGAGTGGATCAAGATGCGGTCCCTGCGCTCCACCCCATGGACCGTCGCGCTGATCACCCTGTTCGTCATCGGGTCCGCCACCGTGGCCACACTGGCGGACAAGGCCGCGGGCTCCGAACCCGCTGATTTCCTGGCCTACGACGCGTACCCGCCCAGCGGCTACATGACGCTGATACTCGTCGCCGGCAGCATGGGCACCCTCACCGTCGTGAGCGAATACAGCAGCGGGCTGATCCGCACCACCACCGTGGCCGTCCCCGATCGTGGAGCGGTGGTGCTGGCCAAGGCAGTCGTCACCGCCCTGCTGTGGACCGCGGTCGGTACGGTCGCCTCCATCGGATCCTTCCTGGTCTCCCAGGCCATCCTGGACGGGCGCGGTGCCGGCGTCGCGATCACCCACCCCGATGTGCTCCGGCCGCTGGTGGCATCCGCGTTGCTGGCCCCGGTGTGCGCCCTGGTCGGTCTGGGCCTCGGCGTCCTGCTCCGGCATACCGCCGGGACCATGCTCACCAGCGTATTCGCCCTGCTGATGCTGCCCACCATGTTCTCGGAGAGCAACCGCTGGTCGGCCGATGCCAAACACCTCATGGTGTCGGCTGCCTGGACTCGCCTGGTCCAAACATGGGAGCCGAACCCCGGATCCCTGGGCTACACCGCCACGCTCCCCGGCTCCTAG
- a CDS encoding LuxR C-terminal-related transcriptional regulator — protein MQDSQEAALTSLDLGAFTFLTKAEGEQHLVAATPAAADCRPYTPPALAGAFGSGARRGRPALAPREVEVLLEWFQSESKSMVGESLGISVRTVNTYLDRVRIKYANAARSAPTKANLVARAIQDGWVSLDEL, from the coding sequence ATGCAGGACAGCCAGGAGGCTGCCCTGACCTCTCTGGACCTGGGGGCCTTCACCTTCCTGACGAAGGCGGAGGGCGAGCAGCACCTGGTGGCGGCGACGCCGGCCGCCGCCGACTGCCGCCCCTACACGCCCCCGGCCCTGGCCGGGGCCTTCGGCAGCGGCGCCAGGCGCGGGCGCCCCGCCCTGGCGCCGCGCGAGGTGGAAGTGCTCCTGGAGTGGTTCCAGTCGGAGTCCAAGTCCATGGTCGGGGAGAGCCTCGGCATCTCCGTACGGACCGTGAATACCTATCTGGACCGGGTGCGGATCAAGTACGCCAACGCGGCCCGTTCCGCGCCGACCAAGGCCAACCTTGTCGCCCGGGCCATTCAGGACGGCTGGGTCTCGCTCGACGAACTCTGA
- a CDS encoding LysR family transcriptional regulator — MEVRDIEIFLTLAEELHFGRAAARLHLTQARVSQAIGRQERKLGGLLFDRSNRRQIRLTPLGSQLRTDLLPVYANLRDSLERARMAARGKAARLRVGMMPFNVVDLHHFWKTFQTRHPQWELQIRRAPYVDPFTRLREGDMDVFITWLPVDDPDVTVGPVLFHDRRVLAVSAVHELADRADVPVEALADFAHAMPPDMPDYWEDGYLPFYTPRGKTMERVEQVTNADELIHLVITGEIVHPFPSHVTRYWSTLSHVRFVPVPDMGTIPYALVWRRDAENELIRALAQTVRDIGAVRF, encoded by the coding sequence GTGGAAGTACGTGACATCGAGATATTCCTGACGCTGGCGGAGGAGCTGCACTTCGGTCGGGCGGCCGCACGGCTGCACCTCACGCAGGCACGTGTCAGCCAGGCGATCGGCCGTCAGGAACGCAAACTCGGGGGGCTGTTGTTCGACCGGTCCAACCGCCGGCAGATCCGGCTGACCCCGCTGGGCAGCCAGTTGCGAACTGACCTGCTGCCGGTCTACGCGAACCTGCGCGACAGCCTCGAACGCGCCCGGATGGCCGCCCGCGGCAAGGCCGCCCGCCTGCGCGTCGGCATGATGCCCTTCAACGTGGTCGACCTGCACCACTTCTGGAAGACGTTCCAGACCCGCCACCCCCAGTGGGAGCTGCAGATCCGCAGGGCGCCGTACGTCGACCCCTTCACCAGACTCCGCGAGGGCGACATGGACGTGTTCATCACCTGGCTGCCGGTGGACGACCCCGATGTCACCGTCGGCCCGGTTCTCTTCCACGACCGTCGTGTCCTGGCCGTCTCCGCGGTCCACGAACTCGCCGACAGAGCCGACGTGCCGGTCGAGGCCCTGGCCGACTTCGCCCACGCCATGCCCCCCGACATGCCCGACTACTGGGAGGACGGCTACCTGCCGTTCTACACACCCCGGGGCAAGACGATGGAGCGTGTCGAGCAGGTCACCAACGCCGACGAACTGATCCACCTGGTGATCACAGGCGAGATCGTCCACCCCTTCCCCTCACACGTCACCCGCTACTGGTCCACGCTGTCACACGTGCGCTTCGTTCCCGTCCCCGACATGGGAACCATCCCCTACGCACTGGTTTGGCGCCGGGACGCCGAGAACGAACTCATCCGGGCCCTCGCCCAGACCGTCCGCGACATCGGCGCCGTGCGGTTCTGA
- a CDS encoding SgcJ/EcaC family oxidoreductase: protein MKPLVVGVAVPQEDIGAVVTLVAQVEHAQQNGLPDAYTDLFCQEAVWTLPHGDPLTGLEEINAFARRSLPGTVRRPLTVTCEAESIVFIRTDLAAVTIRQRPITRDGRRLDEVLRGHDGPSRRSRPCDRPNAAQRRWASVVAAHPDVAPGTPVYVLTKHDGRWRIALAQSTTAIDHEALQVN, encoded by the coding sequence ATGAAGCCGCTTGTTGTCGGCGTCGCCGTTCCGCAGGAGGACATAGGCGCCGTCGTCACACTTGTCGCCCAGGTCGAGCACGCCCAGCAGAACGGGCTGCCGGATGCGTACACGGACCTGTTCTGCCAGGAGGCCGTGTGGACCCTTCCGCATGGCGACCCGCTGACCGGGTTGGAGGAGATCAACGCCTTCGCCCGCCGGTCGCTGCCCGGCACCGTCCGCCGTCCGCTGACCGTCACCTGTGAAGCCGAGTCCATCGTATTCATCCGGACCGACCTCGCGGCGGTCACGATCCGCCAACGGCCGATCACCCGCGACGGGCGGCGCCTTGATGAGGTGCTCCGCGGTCACGACGGTCCGAGCCGTCGCAGCAGGCCGTGCGACAGACCCAACGCGGCACAGCGTCGATGGGCATCGGTGGTGGCCGCCCACCCCGACGTGGCACCGGGCACGCCGGTGTACGTCTTGACCAAGCACGACGGCCGGTGGCGAATCGCCCTCGCCCAGAGCACCACGGCCATCGATCACGAGGCCCTCCAGGTGAACTGA